Genomic window (Pradoshia sp. D12):
GCATCATCCGGCTCTTTTATAATTTTTGCCCAGCGTATATCCACATCATCAATTGTTTTTCCAAGTACCAAAACTTCGAGGGTCCTTCTGATTGTTTCGACCTCAGGTAATTCAGGCATACCTTTTCACCCCTTTTATTCCTATTTAGCATCATACCAGGTGTTGCCAAAAGAATAGTCCACTTTTAATGGAACCGCTAATTCAATTGCATTTTCCATTTCTTCCGGAACAATTTTCTTTAATATATCCAACTCTTCAGGTGGCGCCTCAAAAATCAATTCATCGTGCACCTGAAGCAGCATTCTAGTCTGTAAATTTTCTTTCTTTAATCTGGCATTCATTCGAATCATCGCCAATTTGATAATATCTGCAGCACTGCCCTGAATTGGTGTATTCATAGCTGTTCTTTCTGCAAAACCACGAACATTGAAGTTCCGATTATTAATTTCAGGTATATATCTTCGGCGCTGCAATAAAGTACTTACATATCCATTTTCCTTCGCCTCTTCTACAATATCCTTCATGTATTGCTGAACACCAGGGAAGCTCTCTAAATAGCGATCAATAAAGATTCCAGCTTCTTTTCTGGTAATTCCAAGACTTTGCGATAGTCCATAATCACTGATACCATACACAATTCCAAAGTTCACCGCTTTAGCCTGTCTTCTCATATTTGATGTCACCTGATCAGCATCCACATGAAATACATCCATAGCCGTTCTTGTGTGGATGTCCATATCTGAGTTAAAGGCATCTATCAGGTTTTCATCTCCCGCTATATGGGCCAGAACACGCAGTTCAATTTGAGAATAATCAGCCGCAAAAATGACCCAGCCTTCTTCAGATGGAACGAAAGCCTGTCTGATTTTTTTGCCTTCTTCAAGTCTGATCGGAATATTTTGCAGGTTAGGGTCTGTTGAACTAAGTCGTCCAGTTTGAGTTAATGCCTGATTGAACCTCGTATGAACCTTCTGATCATCATGTATAACTTTTAAAAGTCCCTCAATATAGGTTGATTGCAATTTCCCCAGCTGTCTATAATGAAGAATTTCCCGGACAATACTATGCTTGCTCTCTAATTTTTCAAGTATATCTGCTGATGTGGAATAGCCTGTCTTCGTCTTTTTAATAATAGGTAAATTTAATTTTTCAAACAGGATAACTCCAAGCTGCTTCGGTGAATTAATATTAAAGGATTCACCGGCCATATCATAAATTTTAGCTTCGATGTCCTTTAATCTGCCTGCAAGTTCAGCTCCCATTTCTTTCAAACGGTTCTCATCGACCTTCACACCCGTAATTTCCATTTCAGCCAGGATAAGAGCAAGCGGCAGTTCTAGATCCTGCAGCAATCCTATTTGATTGAATTCCTCCAGCTGTCTTTCCAGGCTTTCCTTAATCAGTGTTAACGATAAAGCTTTCCGGGCAATATGCTCACCCAATTCAGCAACCGGCGGAATTGAACGTTTCGCTCCTTTTCCATAAAAACTCTCATCTGTTTGAATATGTCCGGCATTATGTTTTTTAGCAAGATCCGCCATATCAACATCCGGTTCAGCTGGATTTAAAACATAGGATGCCAGATAAACATCAAATTCAATTCCTTTTAAAGCAATCCCATCATGGCTTAATGCCACAATACTTTGTTTGGCATCATACACTGTTTTTTTATATTCAGGATTCTCTGCCCACTCTTTGAAAAGAGGGGATCCTGCAGCCTTGTCCTTATCGATAAAGAATGTTCCATTTTCATTTGAAATAGCTATGCCAATTACTTTTGCAGTATGATAATTCGGATCAAGCAGTTCTAGATAGAGTGAGGACTCTGCTGTCAGCATATCTTCCGTCACTTCTTCCACTGCCTTATAGTCAATCTCTTCAAGGACGGCCATCTCTTCTTTTGCAGCTGGTTCCATTTTTTCAATTAAGGTTGCAAATCCAAGCTCCCTATAGATAGACAGCAGCTTTTCCTGGTCTGCACCCGCATAATCAATTGATTCAAGCTCTACCTCAATTGGAGCATTTGTTTCAATTGTTGCCAACTGCTTACTTAAAATAGCTTGGTCCTTGAATTCTTCCACTTTTTCTTTTAGTTTTTTTCCGCTGATTTCATCAGGGGAAGCCACTACCTTCTCAACTGTTCCAAATTGATTCAACAATTTTAAGGCAGTTTTCTCACCTACACCCGGGATTCCAGGAATATTATCTGAAGCATCCCCCATTAATCCTTTTAAATCAATGATTTGATTCGGCATTAAGTTATACTTTTCACGAATATGCTCCGGTGTATAATCCTCCATATCCGTAATCCCTTTACGGGTAATACGTACAGTCGTTTTATCCGTAGCAAGCTGGGTTAAATCTTTATCGCCGGAGATAATTTGTACTTCATAATCCCCTTTTTCAGCTTCAAGAGCAAGTGTTCCGATAATATCGTCGGCTTCATAATTCGTTAACTCATAGCGAGAGATTCCGTATGCATCCAGTAATTCTCGAATAAAAGGAAATTGCTCTGATAATTCAGGTGGCGTCTTTTGACGTCCGCCTTTGTATTCTTTATATGTACTGTGTCTGAACGTTGTTTTCCCGGCATCAAAAGCAACTAATATATGAGTAGGATTTTCCTCTGAAATGATTTTGTTGAGCATCATCGCAAAACCATAGATGGCATTTGTGTGTACACCCTTCTCGTTATTCAGTAATGGCAATGCAAA
Coding sequences:
- the polA gene encoding DNA polymerase I; amino-acid sequence: MKKKLILIDGNSIAYRAFFALPLLNNEKGVHTNAIYGFAMMLNKIISEENPTHILVAFDAGKTTFRHSTYKEYKGGRQKTPPELSEQFPFIRELLDAYGISRYELTNYEADDIIGTLALEAEKGDYEVQIISGDKDLTQLATDKTTVRITRKGITDMEDYTPEHIREKYNLMPNQIIDLKGLMGDASDNIPGIPGVGEKTALKLLNQFGTVEKVVASPDEISGKKLKEKVEEFKDQAILSKQLATIETNAPIEVELESIDYAGADQEKLLSIYRELGFATLIEKMEPAAKEEMAVLEEIDYKAVEEVTEDMLTAESSLYLELLDPNYHTAKVIGIAISNENGTFFIDKDKAAGSPLFKEWAENPEYKKTVYDAKQSIVALSHDGIALKGIEFDVYLASYVLNPAEPDVDMADLAKKHNAGHIQTDESFYGKGAKRSIPPVAELGEHIARKALSLTLIKESLERQLEEFNQIGLLQDLELPLALILAEMEITGVKVDENRLKEMGAELAGRLKDIEAKIYDMAGESFNINSPKQLGVILFEKLNLPIIKKTKTGYSTSADILEKLESKHSIVREILHYRQLGKLQSTYIEGLLKVIHDDQKVHTRFNQALTQTGRLSSTDPNLQNIPIRLEEGKKIRQAFVPSEEGWVIFAADYSQIELRVLAHIAGDENLIDAFNSDMDIHTRTAMDVFHVDADQVTSNMRRQAKAVNFGIVYGISDYGLSQSLGITRKEAGIFIDRYLESFPGVQQYMKDIVEEAKENGYVSTLLQRRRYIPEINNRNFNVRGFAERTAMNTPIQGSAADIIKLAMIRMNARLKKENLQTRMLLQVHDELIFEAPPEELDILKKIVPEEMENAIELAVPLKVDYSFGNTWYDAK